The sequence TTTAAAGGTATTCCTTTAAAACAAACTATCATTCCCTATTAAGATAATTATGAGACGAGAACGCTAGGCCTTTACGATTAAGTAGCACTTGGGAGGAACATGAGACTAAGGGTTTGATATAATACACCGGTAAGGAATGGTGTCGAacacttgggcggtcggggattgaacaccgatctGCAAGACGCAAGACCATCGGTCTTGCGTCAAGTCCAAGTGGTTTTAAAAACGTTTGATTTATCTAATATAAGCTTCTTGTGAGCCAAGCTTGAGATAAAGACATTGCCGACGACTTATATAAGGTTCTTAAATTAACAGCTATCAATATGTATTATCTACGTGTTTAGGTGTCATTGTATCACCACTATATCTTCATCTATATACTTAGTGCAAGTAAATGTTTAACAGAATGACTCTGAAGTTATAACAAATTCGAGTATTATGACTACTGTATATTTCTGCGCAGGCTGCAATTACTGAACATATGAACAGTCAACTTGGGTCAATCTTCCCCAAGCTGAGTCTGCCGGTTGAAAACCACAAGTGCTTCCCGGGCCACGCTGCACAAGACACCTTCATCCAGCTGTACAAGAAGCTTGCGGCCAAGACCCCAAGCAGAAGTAGGGCGATGTTTGACTTGCAGCTGCAACATTACCCCCTCATGGAGTCTGTTTATGTCTCGGACTACCCGTGCCCGGCGCATCTACTCCTTTCCCTAAGGGACCAATTTCGTCACGAGTTCGCTTTCTCAGAGAAAGTTCTTAAAACTGCAAGAATTGCGCTTGACGATGCAGTTAAGAGAGTTTACACTGACTCCTCAGCAGTCATCACAATAATTACGGTCCACATTCGCAGGACCGACTACCTCAAACACGTCAAGAACTTTTATAAAGAATATCCCGTAGATATGATATATTTTCATGAAGCATTTAATTTCTTCAGAAACAGGTGAGTAGCAATGTCTTGTTATTGAAACATAAAGGCTGCATGCCCGAGCACTTTATAAAATAATCTTGTGGTATTTTTCATTACATTGTCTTACTAAACCAGTAAACCTTATATAAATATCCACCAAACTGACTCTCAGTACATGTTAGTACACCACCAATTGATTAAATATTAAACCAGACTCACTCTACAGATAACGTTGTAAACTATTATTAGTATACTCATCTACACAAACCGTGATAAGTTTGAAAACCATTTCCCAGCTGCTCTTACTGCTGGTCGAACTGGGCTCTGTGCTACCAACTCTTACATGCTATACCAACATATCCATCTCTAATCTATATCCAACatatctatttctaatatatatgtatgtatatatatatgtcgtacctagtagccagaacgcacttctcagcctactatgcatggcctgatttgccttataagcctagttttcatgaattaatgttttttcgactacctaacctacctaacctaacctaactttttctgctacctaaccgaacctaacctataaagataggttaggttaggttaggtagggttggttaggttcggtcatatatctacgttaattttaactccaataaaaaaaaattgacctcatgcataatgaaataggtagctttatcatttcatatgaaagaaattagagaaaatatattaattcgtaaaacttggcttatcaagcaaatcgggccttgcatagttggctgagaagtacgttctggctactaggtacgacatatatatatatatatatatatatatatatatatatatatatatatatatatatatatatatatataaatatatatatatatatatatatatatatatatatatatatatatatatatacatatatatatatatatatatacatgaatttATCTAGCATATCTAGCTCTTATACCTACTTATCATATATATCTGTTATCTTAATTCAACCAATCTATAAACTATATCCAACATGTAAATCTCTCATCTATATTCAAAAAAATTATTATCTATTTATATCTAATGTTAGTTAGATATATCTATATCCAATAtagatatctatatctatatccaatatagatatctatatctatatagaaGCTAATCTATATCCAACAGAGTTATCACTAATCTGAATCCGACATACATATATCTGTAGTCTATTTCCAACGTATTTAACTCTAATCACTGCCCAACATATTTATATGTACTCCATATCAAACATATGTATCTCTAATCTCTATCCAACATGTCTATATATAATCTACATGTAACATATATTATTTCATTCTACATCCTTAATACCTATCTCAAACCTATGTCCAACATGTATCTCTTTAATTTATGTCAAATGTATTTAATCCGCGTTGAACATATCTCTAATCAACATTAATCACATTTATTTCTAATCTATGCCCAACATATCTATCTCtaatttatatccaacatatctaTCTATTATCTATATCCTACAAATCTGTTTCTAATCTACATCCAACAAACTTATATCTGATCTATATTTAAAATACATATATCTATTCCATAttaaacacatatatatttatgttcTATATCCACAATATATACCTCTAAATTGTATCAGACATATTCATTTGTaatttattttcaaaataatATGCTGCCTTTTTTTTTGTAGGAACAAAGAAAAGCAAGGATAAAAGTGCTATTTTGTTGAAAGATTGCGTTTGTGGAAAATTGCATTTATTCCCATCAAACTTTGCTTTCACTTTTGTCTATTACAGCTTACAGAAGGTGCATCACAATTTACTCAATTTGTCCAAACCCCATTCAGTCACATGTAACGTGCTTTAACACCCACAAGCCCTCTGTCCATGTCTCAGACCTCCCCTAAAAGTCACTTCCAGTCACCTCTTTGGGATGCCGCCCGAGGACAGCCACCCGGCCTACCATGACTGGTGACACTCTCCTAAATTATGCCCCCCAAAGTACAGGAGCCAACCACCACACCGTCTCGAATGCGTTCACCACACTCATATACATGCTTAAATTGCTCATGTTGCCAATACATTGAAAGAGAACTACTAACTAAATTTTATACAATAATctggctacaacaccacaaccctaAATATGCTACAAtatatattgtgcatatttaggcattggatttgttaggttaggtgtttaggttcagttGGCGATTATTGATACTTGTAATTCGTGGGTAATACGCagacatttacagcgttgtggttcaaacgTAAGTCGTtaacgaagcacttgttccggaagtgttcggccgtcatcagttgtgagtcgtgtgtaagccgtttttcattcataaacattcaTAAACTTACCAAATGATTTTGgcatttgtttatgaggacgggctgccacaGTGCATGTCTTCACATGCTCCGGGCAACAATCCAAAAACACTTGGACCCAGTGCAGATGTTCCTTACGGATAAGTTCATTACAGAATCATTTCTTTTATGTCTTCGTCTCCAATGGTTGCTACATCTATGACCTCTACATCTcacaaagagtgtacactttgaaCAGCTTCCTGCCTCACGTTCTCAACAAGAGTGTTACCTCTGAGCAGACAGCTGCCTCCCCTTCTATTCACCAAGAGTGTTCCCTAAGTGCAGACTCCGGCCTCTCCTTTTCTCCAAGAGAGTTCCATCTGAGAAGCGTCCTGCTTCTCTTTCTCACAAAGAGTGTTCCCTCTGAGCAGCCACCTGCTTCTCCTTCTCACCAAGCGAGTTCCCTCTGAGCAGCTTCCTGACTCTTCTTTTCACCAAGAGTGTTCCGTCTGAGCagcttcctgtctctccttctcacAAAGAGTGTTTCCTTCGAGCAGCCTCTTGTTTTTCCTTCTCACGAAGACCGTACCCTCTTAGCAGCCTCCTGCCTCTCCTTCTCACCAAGTGAGTTCTCTCAGAACAGCCTCTTGACTCTCCTTCTCACTAAGTGTGTTCTCTCTGAGTAGGGTCCTGCCTTTCCTTCTTTTGTTCTTTTCCTTTCCTTCAAAGTGTTCTCAAAGGGAACACTTTGCCTTTCAAAGTGTTCCCTTTGAGCTGCCTCCTGTAACATCATAAAGGTGTTTAGTTGTAAATTATTTAATATTATGCATACAACGAGATTCAGTCAGACAGGATACTTGGGGCGCCGGATTGTCTGGCCCTAGTAATTAAGAAGTCACACCTAGAGGAGATAATGACCCCAAGTTGACCAGGGGGTCAAGTCGTGTGACTTGACCTTGCTTTTGCTAAGCTGATATTTGTAGCCAAATAGCCGGGTAtgtccttcaaacaagccgctgtgtaaggcgtggtaggtagatggcctgaggctatctacttagtGGGCGGGGTTTAGCTCCAAGCTTCCCCATACATATCAATGGAACTGTACATTCGAGAGAATAGAGCATCAGCAGAGAAGAGAGAAGACAGAAAGGCTGGACAATTGAACagcagccgagacaggctgttggccggacggagggggggggggggaggactctGCCTGTGTCTTAATAGTGGTCTTAATGTCTTGTGTAATGACTCACATTGTATATTTATCCTGACATAGTGAACATTAAGTTCGAGTGCTTGAATTATAATACTTATCATGTTAAATATATATTTGATTAACTTACTTTTTTAATCTGACTTTAATTGTGTTCCCTAGATCTTGGATTTCCTGATATATTGCACGCTAGAGTGTGGAGCACTCTGAGTTCACTGGCTTAAAGAGTATGAGTACATGCTTATAGCAAATACCTTTGATAACAGCCTAgagtacagacaagttccattccttgtcttggatGAACTgaactagaatggatggtggcagccctTTCTACTTTCTGCTTCTATTCTTCTACCTTTTCTACTACTCTACAAACTTCTACTCCTCTCCGTGTTCTCAGTCTCTCCCTCAGCATCTTTTCGAACTTTCCCTTTCACCTGACCACACTCCTGGCAACTCCCATACTCCTCACTCCTCCAACCTTccttccacctctctacctccctcaccccattTACTAACCCCatcctttttatttatttttattttccgtTCGTGGCATTGAAATTCTCTGGAGTTCTCTCGAGTTGCTGGTAGCTGATCAGGTACAATGCCTTGTGGTTGTAGCACCTTGGTAATTAAATACCGAGGTAACAAGATGTTGAACTAGTGAGGTTGCAGTAGGAACTCTGGGGAAACTCTAGAAATAGTTAACTAAGGCGGGCTACCATACctcgaggttaccttgaggtgctcccggggcttagcgtccccgcggcccggtcgtcgacaaggcttcctagttgctggactggtcaaccaggctgttggacgcggctgctcgcagcctgacgtatgaatcgcagcctggttgatcaggtaacctttggagttgcttatccagttctctcatgaacattgcgaggggtcggccagttatgcccattaagtgtagtggaagcgtgttgaacagtctcaggcctctgatgtagatagaattctctctcagagtacctgttacacctcagcttttcaacgggggtattctgcacttcTTGCCATGCCTtcttgtctcatgtgatgttatttttgtgtgcaggtttgggacctaaTGGGCTAATTGACAAAAGAGAGCCTCTTACCCCCCCTGTTACACTCCTGCCTCTCCTTGTCGACAAGAGTGTTCCCTCTGAGTAGCCTCCtgcctctccttctctccttgAGTGTTCCCTCAGAGCAGCCTCTTGCCTCTCCTCACGAAGAGTGTTCCCTCTGACCAGCCTGATGCCTCTCCTTCTCACCAAGACAGTGGGCAGGTTCCCTCTGAGCAAGAGCCTGCTCACAGGGAACCTGCCCACCTCCCTGCCCACCCACTGATTCCCTCATTATACCACAATAACACACTCCAAACCCCACCCAcatactgatgacctcattacaaCACCAcaaattgattgttgccgccaaaggcggctagtttattgtgtaccccatactcatcctgtgactggtAGCAcaaatgtaaggccaatcctgaagtatgaatTGTATTCAGTATGCAGACCCAGCATGGatctcgtaccttgtcaagcacaagacgaagctgtaaGAAGTTcagaggtaatatatatatatatatatatatatatatatatatatatatatatatatatatatatatatatatatatatatatatatatatatatatatatatatatatatatatatatatatatatatatatatatatatatatgttttacacttttcttcactgtcgagagtaattgaaaaataaactctccaaaattcattcatcacatttttgtttttggtctgacgcctgaacgcgtttcttaagcttcttacattttcaaagactagtttacacattACATACATCATGCtaatactcgttttgggtgagatgatatggcacaaaagttttgggtgaggtgactcaacacgaaacaatgggtatgaaaacataaaaatggaagtaactgcagaaggcctattggcccacacttcCTCTTGTTACTTCTATgttggttcagagtcttgaagtgggtagaatatagttgtgcattaattggctattgattgctggtattgactttttaatgtgtagtccctcgctgatgtcgagtctcctgctatcgctgtatttatcgatgatatcgatgatttctgtgttgcttgttaagatttctctggtgatggtctggttgtgagaagagattatatgtgcatttacggagccctgttgtttgtgcatagttaatcgcctagaaaaagACGTTGTTGTCTGGCTATATATTGAGTTCTTTGCGGCTTACATTCCTCAAGCGGGCATGTTAAGACATAGAGGACATTGGTTTCCCTCAGGGCGTTCTGTttagtgtctggggagtttttcatgagtaggttggccgtttttttttttttgtagaatattgtcaattgtattttctgatttttgtctgtagggataacgttcctctcAGTAATCtcattcaggaccctttcctccgttttatgagccgctgaaaagaagttcctgtaaaacagtctaatagggcgtacaaaagatgatggtagctgaggctatttgcccatcatcccgacggcattttgatggtaatcttggggatagttattttatcaaattacctaatattttggagccacgtgagcaacacaaatgtgaacaagcctgaatggtccgcaggcatatattcaactgaaaactccacaccccagaagtgactcaaacccatactggcaggtgcactatgcaactggtgtacaggagaccttaaccactcaaccatcatttcaagcttggggaccattcaagcttgttcgtatttgtgttgctcacgtggacacacaaaaatgaggtgatatgatgaaataactatgcccaagattaccatcaaagtgccatcGGGGTGTTtttttaaatagcctcggctatcatcaccttttgtacggtcactgatggtggagtggattaaggcaccatgtactccagttgcaatgtgctcctggtggtccgggttcgagtcacttctggggtgtgaagtttTAAgacgcatatatgcttgggggaccattcaagcttgttcacatttgcgTTGCTCACATGGCCATACAAAGattaggtgatttgatgaaatggctacgcccaagattaccatcaaagtgctgtCGCTGTggtagttcaaatagcctcggctatcatcaccttttgtacggtcactgatggtcgagtggataaaggCACCGTGTACTCcaattgcaatgtgctcctggcggtccaggttcgaatcacttctggggtgtggagttttcagacatatatatatttataatataaactttaggcttgtatcgaggccCCCAcaaggtggaactactgaccttccACAGGCTGCAGCCCCACAAGACTTTTTCAACTCCTGGGTGACTATTCACttataggtgaacagaggtatttaGGTAAAAGGAAACCGGGATTAGCGAGTGTgaatcgagaacgaagccaagtGTCTTAAGAGACCCTTCCCAAGTGTATATGACTCACCTGGGGAAGGGTTAACGCAGGGATATATAATACCCCCAGCCAAAGTTGACTGGCTTAAACCACAATCACCAATATTGTCACAATGGTCCGTGTTGTGTGGATTCTCTAAATAGATAGATGTGTCATATATGTGTGCATTCTGTACACAatgtagtaaaaaaaaaatgaaaacatcGTATTTTATGAAATAATTAAAAGTAGGGATGGCAGGAGGAGAACATATTCATAAAGTGTACATGGAAAATCTGTAAGGTTTTCTCTGGCAATCTTTTATTGTCTTCTCTGAGATTATGGGTCCCCACAATTTTAGCAGAGGGAGAACCCATGTATAAatgtatatttaataattatagatGAGGATAATTTTGAGTGTAAGACTTGGGAGAGTGGTGACCAACCTGGGATTACTGATCGTGTTGGTGGTGCCCACAGGACTGACTTTCCGGTATTCGTGGTGACCAGCGATGACCCGCAGTGGTGCAAGACCAATCTTATTGACCACGATGTTGTGTACGCTGGTGAGTAATGcaatggtagtggtagtggtgacacTCTTACTATGGTgcaactggtggtagtggtgactctTTGACTATGGTGCAGGTGATGGCAGTGGTGATACCCTAactatggtgcaggtggtggtagttgtgacacTATGACTATTGtcaactggtggtagtggtgactctTTAactatggtgcaggtggtggttgtggtgacacTCTGAATATGGTGcaggtggtagtaatggtgacaATCTGATTATAGTGCAGGTGGTGGGAGTGTTGATACTCTGATTATGATGTAGGGAGTGCTAGTGGTGACACCCAGGgtatggtgcaggttgttgtagtGGTGACATTCTGactatggtgcaggtggtggaactGGTGGCACTTTGACTATGGTgcatgtggtggtagtggtggcactttgactatggtgcaggtggtggtattCGTAATATTCTGTctatggtgcaggttgtggtgagtcTTTGACTAttgtgcaggtggtggtagtagtcACACCCTGAcaatggtgcaggtggtggtattTGTTACACTTTGACTATGGTGCAGAGCAGTGCTCATGGCAGGTGGTCGTAGTGACTCTGTGCCTATGGCGCAGGTGGTGATAGTTGTGACACTTAGAATATGATGCAGATGGTGGTAGTAATGACTCTTTGATTTTGATGCAAGTGGTGATAATGGTGACAATGAATTTGGTGCAGGTCGTTGTAATAGTGACTCTTTGACTAtgatgagtggtggtggtattggtaatATTCTGACAATGGTgacggttgtggttgtggtgagtcTTAGactatggtgaaggtggtggtagtttTGACACTGactttggtgcaggtggtggtgatggtgacacccAGAATATGGTGCAGGTGGTGATTGTTGCGACTCTTTGTCTATTGTGCAGGAGGTGGGAGTAGTGACATTCAGactatgatgcaggtggtggaagtggtgataTTCTGACTATTATGTAGTTGATGGAACTGGTGACACCCAAAAAatgatgcaggttgtggttgtggtgacaCGTTGACTATGTgcagatggtggtaatggtgacaCTTTGACTATTGtgcaggtgggtgtagtggtgacaCACTGACTATGGTGCAGGTTGTGTATGTGGTGACTCTTTGACTATGGTGCGGGTGGTGGTAGTTTTGACACCCTGATTATGGTGCAGGCGGTGGCAGTGGTGACACTGACTATAGAtcaggtggtgatagtggtgacacATTGACTAAggtgcatgttgtggttgtggtgacaCCCTgactgtggtgcaggttgtgataatGGTGACACCCTGACTATAGTGCAGACTGGAATTGTGTTGACACCATGactatggtgcaggtggtggtagtggtgtcacTTTGActatggtgcaggttgtggttgtggtgactctttgactatgggggtgcaggtggtggtagtagtgacacCCTAACTAtgttgcaggtggtggtagtggtgaaacTTTAACTATGGtgcagttttttttatatatataaaaaaccaaAGTACAAAAACAGGGAACAAAGAACAAAGCAACATATAAAAACAAAACCATCCGGCTTATACAGGAAACAAAGCAAACACAATTTAACAGACATAATATACACATAAGAGGTCACAGGAAAGCactcatattcatatatatataacacaattatacaataatatttttttttcttcagCACACAGGACACAAAGAAAGAACCCACAAACAGCATGGAACAAAGAATGCACACAATACAACAAATAAAGGACATAAGGACAAtaacaaaacatacaagaaaaaataacaaaaacgtacaagaaaaaatacacaaaaattacAACACACGGACAGAAATCCAACCCCCCCTAGAGCAGAGAGGGGATTAAATGAAAACACAATCACGGGCAGACCGACTCCGCACACAAAGGAGCAGAACCGGAGACAAAtgaggacaacaacaacaaataaacaataaaaccaaaaaatttacataagaacataaataacataaaacatataCAAAGAATAAAGCAATGACAAGTACATAgatataagcacacacacacaccaccccacatcagacgcccgccaccccaacacacgGGGCGCACACAAATACAGGTAAGAAagaacaccaaacacccacaaccacagcacaaacacccatacagatcaaagGCAAAGCATAAAACAAACCGCAAATACAACAAAACAGGCCACACAGAAGCCAAAaacatacacccacaccacacacacgcacagacataAACGCCCAACTGTGCACGCAGGCACTTGGGAAACAACACGCACAACACAGTCAGAAACCAACCACACGGaccactcatacttctccgggtactcccgagccgGAAATCGTAGGCAGTAAGCATCCCAAACAAGTTGGTCCGTGTCAGGAATCGCACGTCCAGGAgtcgcagtaggccgaggcatcaaATCCGGCACGCCAGTGATGAAACACCGCACCCgcggaacccagatggtagatggTCACCAGGGTACAGGACGCACTCGGTCATCCAATTCAACACACATATTTGCACCAGAATCGTCGACCATCTCACCGGACGGAAGGATGATAGGGAAGGGTTTCCTCCGAGGAAGCTGGTCACAGGGCCGCACCCCAGGAAGCACACTAGGCTGCACAGCGGGCCGCACATCTGGCCGTCTACTAGGGCGCGCACTTCGTTCTACGCCGAGTCCCACGGAGGGCGGCACTGCAGGCGCCCCAGAGTCCCCACCAACTGGAATAGGAGCAGGGTCCCCCCGTcgcacatccttcgacaacaccacAACGAGGTCACCAGGGGCAACCACCCACTGAGGAGAGCCACCAGCAGGGGGCACAGTGTCCAACACAGAAGGGACCATAAGCAGCAACTCAGCGTCGtccacagcatcatcatccatcgCATCACGCTTTTCTGCCCACGTCCGGCGAGGTGATGCATCCCGAGCCGACCGACGGTGCTTAAAAAAGAGGCGGGtgatcgtcggagctgtcaccccaAGCAAGTGGTGCCCCAGAAGAACCAAcggcaggcggccccaaagccggggcagcacgaTCACGCAGAATAGCAGCCTCAACAACACGGGGCAAAAAGCCACTACCATTCAAGGAGACCGGaatcggagaaggaagagacacagcagacagaagggtagactccagcacacgtgaggtatccagcgGGGACGACGGAAACGGCGCAGAAGAAGAGGCACGTGGGAACGAGGAAACTACCAAAGGTGatgaggcagagggcggggggaggggggggggagtctcacacaccaccaccccgacAGCTCCGGGAAGCACATGTCCGTCTGCAGGAGAAGCAGGCCTCCACAGAAGCAACCGGCTGCGGATGCACCTCCGCAACCACCAAACGTCGAAGATCCGAAGCAGGTGCCCCCAGGTCCTCAGAGCTCACCGGTGGGGCAGACATACCAGGGCCACCCAGATCAGGGCCAGACGGAACGCCTGCTGGAaccgccgcaggaaccacaccTAGCACCAGGACAGAGCGAGGATTCGCCAGGGACTCCCCAATCACAGACAAGCAGGTAAAGTCATCTTCCAGGAAAACTGAAGAGgcctcagcacgaggagcgtcGCAGCTGGCCGCCACGTGGCCCTCAGCGCCACACCGGAAACATGTTCGTGTCGGACCCTGATAAAATATCCGCAGAGAGAGCCCACGAAACGAAACTCCTGGAAGGAATAGGGCTCGTGACCCGCATGATGAGCGTACAAGCACCCAGACGGACCCCTTTCAgccggcccgcactcaaagtggtgaaccggtgcttcaccaccacaccatactgCGTAAACACCAACACAAGCTCtgcctcggggaaggtcaccggcacacCGTGAACACTCACAATGGTCAAGGGCCCCCTGGGATCCGAGATCTCCACAGTCATAGCAGAAGCAGGAATAGGAAGCGAGCGTGTGCCACGAACTCCTGGTAAAGCAGCGACATGGCAAACGACACCGCCACACGGGTCGGCGAGATCTTTTCCAGCCCCAATAGATCAGAGACGTCGACATGGAGCACGTCCAGGAGAGAAATCTCCACAATGGGCCAGTCCACTGCACCAGAAAAATCCAGCCATACAGTATCTACACGCCGAACATGGGTATCACCAGCTACAGCCATACTGCCAGCCAGATCCCCAGCTAGCGGGCGCTCCACACCTCAAACTCAACTATTGTGCAGGTAGTGGTATTGGGGACACTCTGACTATGGTgctagtggtggcagtggtgacacTCTGACTGTGgtgcaggtgatggtagtggtgtcacTTTGCCTATGGTGCAGATGGTTGTATTGGTTACAATCTgactgtggtgcaggtggtggttatggtgacacCCTGactatggtgcaggtggtggtagtgtggacacTGACTATTATGTTCGTAGTGGTAGTAGAGGCAACTCTGACTattgtgttggtggtagtagcagtgaCACTCTGACTATGATgcaggttgtgtttg comes from Procambarus clarkii isolate CNS0578487 chromosome 55, FALCON_Pclarkii_2.0, whole genome shotgun sequence and encodes:
- the LOC123756248 gene encoding galactoside 2-alpha-L-fucosyltransferase SEC1-like, whose product is MNAEGRLGNNICQYMSLAVIRKVFGVRAAITEHMNSQLGSIFPKLSLPVENHKCFPGHAAQDTFIQLYKKLAAKTPSRSRAMFDLQLQHYPLMESVYVSDYPCPAHLLLSLRDQFRHEFAFSEKVLKTARIALDDAVKRVYTDSSAVITIITVHIRRTDYLKHVKNFYKEYPVDMIYFHEAFNFFRNRTDFPVFVVTSDDPQWCKTNLIDHDVVYAGTDPVVDLALQSLGDHHIITDGTFGFIGAFLGRGIIVYPYPNGWPLYPCFNSSILQPITRNNATFVTPHVSVLVHSVTLYMLLQQVQCC